The Gymnogyps californianus isolate 813 chromosome Z, ASM1813914v2, whole genome shotgun sequence genome has a window encoding:
- the FANCG gene encoding LOW QUALITY PROTEIN: Fanconi anemia group G protein (The sequence of the model RefSeq protein was modified relative to this genomic sequence to represent the inferred CDS: inserted 2 bases in 1 codon; substituted 2 bases at 2 genomic stop codons), whose product MVCPVVLRGSFRELLLRMRGLLAALPALPLELTILYNSLLFTMGASDCXIEGEAEGICQRLLRVLEACGACRQDLSTEELWQKVLQEVTVEELQAPLHXLEALQGAWWLAASHLGSIAGLFRLLSNTEDPGRACCSSRENELLSLLKAWQVLAKGASVPLVQSTKDLKEILCTAAAFLQGLQELEAGHLPTALSLLQEAVGGFCSKRILAQIYTCLDCCAQRMEDLQDQPLENSDLTLFTDGSSYYVNGKRHTGYAVVRNLESHLDQGVTRCLAKWTIRDRDPAAASYLVQALWKLNXKQEVAAHWQKFSQSPAGEDRQQEGQRRPFPLYLVLCLKQATFPHSKSLARSIQDYLGTTSRDPLS is encoded by the exons ggctgctggctgccctccctgccttgcCTCTGGAGCTTACCATCCTCTACAACTCCCTGCTTTTTACTATGGGAGCATCTGACTG CATcgaaggagaagcagaaggaatatGCCAGAGGCTCCTCAGGG ttctggaGGCTTGTGGGGCCTGCAGACAGGATCTTAGTACTGAGGAGCTGTGGCAGAAGGTGCTGCAGGAGGTAACTgtggaggagctgcaggcacCTTTGCACTGACTGGAGGCCCTGCAAGGAGCGTGGTGGCTGGCAGCCAGCCACCTGGGAAGCATCGCTGGTCTCTTCAGGCTCCTGAGCAACACTGAA GACCCGGGGAGagcttgctgcagcagcagggagaatgAACTCCTCTCCCTGCTCAAGGCATGGCAAGTGCTTGCCAAGGGGGCCTCCGTGCCCCTTGTACAGAGCACCAAGGACTTGAAGGAGATCCTGTGCACTGCAGCAGCCTTCCTGCAAG ggctgcaggagctggaggctgggCATCTCCCCActgccctctccctcctccaggaGGCCGTGGGAGGATTCTGTTCCAAGAGGATCCTGGCCCAGATCTACACCTGCCTTGACTGCTGTGCTCAGCGAATG GAAGATCTGCAGGATCAACCTCTAGAGAACTCTGATCTAACCCTTTTCACCGATGGATCTTCATATTACGTGAATGGAAAACGACACACGGGCTATGCAGTGGTGAGAAACTTAGAG agCCACCTGGACCAGGGAGTCACCCGCTGCTTGGCCAAGTGGACCATCAGAGACC GTGacccagctgctgcctcctaCCTGGTACAGGCCCTGTGGAAACTGAACTGAAAGCAGGAGGTGGCTGCTCACTGGCAGAAGTTCTCCCAGAGCCCCGCTGGAGAGGATAGGCAGCAGGAAGGGCAGAGAAG GCCCTTCCCTTTGTATCTGGTTTTGTGTCTGAAGCAGGCGACCTTCCCACACAGTAAATCTCTTGCTAGAAGCATACAGGATTACCTCGGGACTACAAGCCGGGACCCCTTGAGCTAA